From a single Pararge aegeria chromosome 16, ilParAegt1.1, whole genome shotgun sequence genomic region:
- the LOC120630587 gene encoding uncharacterized protein LOC120630587 has translation MNDDGLSDDSSLNVIQNDDDICEVLNSERGNSESMPKTGDKRPRETEDSSEDGFVTVSRRKPKKLVRSESHEREMSINGDNENIYFEVSLFGLPKQMAFARLLRDENIKNVTKIKYKSPYKIFIQFSDKNEAQKLINCKKINEMDIRAQFTNQGNLSYGIIKGVDLETNEKELLDSLNCEYDIISAKRLKRMNYEGRWIDSESFRLCFRNPVTPLYINAYGYKFDVVRFEFPVTQCSGCWKYGHIKKFCKLNKNVCPKCAEHHDNCEVKEFKCINCKGPHMALDKTCPFFKKEKGIRYIMSQENVSYKTGLEIYLKNLKEKELSCVREEINTEMDSSYIEKNTVNMRGKTYSSVLKTSATIHNNEMKDEHLNEKVINQNKNKFKKTNVHTNYHRENQNLNIDNDEIMESDQDTQENPAEKEKRRRQRRFDLKNLLKRIKEIIVSEGNISDKVMLVVKAIIEECKLFLANFLNEGKLYDIFSKIIFNG, from the coding sequence ATGAATGACGACGGTTTGAGTGACGATAGTAGTTTAAATGTGAtacaaaatgatgatgatatatgtgAAGTATTAAACAGTGAACGTGGTAATTCCGAGTCAATGCCGAAAACAGGTGATAAGAGACCGAGAGAGACGGAAGATAGTAGCGAGGATGGATTTGTCACTGTCTCTAGAAGAAAACCGAAGAAACTCGTCCGAAGTGAATCTCATGAAAGAGAAATGTCAATTAATGGAGataatgaaaacatttattttgaagtAAGTTTATTTGGATTACCGAAACAGATGGCTTTTGCGAGGTTATTAAgagatgaaaatattaaaaatgtaacaaaaattaaatataaaagtccatataaaatatttatacagttTAGCGATAAAAATGAAGCCCAAAAacttattaattgtaaaaaaataaatgagatGGATATTAGGGCTCAATTTACGAATCAGGGTAATTTGTCTTACGGAATCATTAAAGGAGTTGACTTAGAGACAAACGAAAAGGAGCTCTTAGATAGTTTAAATTGTGAATATGATATTATTTCAGCTAAACGATTGAAACGTATGAATTATGAAGGTAGGTGGATTGACAGTGAATCGTTCAGACTATGTTTCAGAAACCCGGTTACGCCTTTATACATAAATGCATATGGATATAAATTTGATGTCGTACGTTTCGAGTTTCCTGTGACTCAGTGTTCTGGATGCTGGAAATACGGACACATTAAAAAATTTTGtaagttgaataaaaatgtgTGTCCAAAATGTGCTGAACACCATGATAATTGTGAAGTTAAAGAGTTCAAATGCATAAATTGTAAAGGACCACACATGGCCCTGGATAAGACATGccctttctttaaaaaagaaaaaggcaTACGTTATATAATGAGTCAAGAAAATGTATCATATAAAACCGGCTTAGAgatatatttgaaaaatctGAAAGAAAAGGAATTAAGTTGTGTCAGAGAGGAGATCAACACAGAAATGGACTCCagttatatagaaaaaaatacagtgaATATGAGAGGTAAAACATATAGCAGCGTACTCAAAACGTCGGCGACAATACATAATAACGAAATGAAAGATGAGCATTTGAATGAGAAAGTgataaatcaaaacaaaaataaatttaagaaaacgaATGTTCATACAAATTATCATAGGGAAAATCAGAACTTGAATATAGATAACGATGAAATTATGGAAAGTGATCAAGATACACAAGAAAATCCagcagaaaaagaaaaaaggagACGACAAAGGAGATTTGACTTAAAAAATTTGCTTAAAAGAATAAAGGAAATTATCGTATCTGAAGGAAATATAAGCGATAAAGTGATGTTAGTGGTAAAAGCTATAATTGAAGAGTGTAAGTTGTTTTTAGCTAACTTTTTGAATGAAGGTAAATTATATGACATTTTttcaaagataatatttaatggataa